One uncultured Caproiciproducens sp. DNA segment encodes these proteins:
- the tpiA gene encoding triose-phosphate isomerase, producing MNKKLRKAVIAGNWKMNKTPAEATELIKAIKPLVKGADCGVIACVPYVDLAAVLEAAKGSNIGVGAQNCHWEKSGAYTGEISADMLTAMGAQYVIIGHSERRTYFGETDITVNKRVRAALDSGLSVILCVGEYLEQREQGITDELVAMQTKIALGDVSKEELKKIIIAYEPIWAIGTGKTATAEQANEVCAVIRATIAKLYGSESADAITIQYGGSMNAKNACELLDQPDVDGGLIGGASLKPADFAEIVKAASR from the coding sequence ATGAACAAGAAGTTGAGAAAAGCCGTCATCGCCGGCAACTGGAAAATGAATAAAACTCCTGCCGAGGCAACCGAACTGATTAAGGCAATCAAACCTCTGGTTAAAGGTGCGGACTGCGGTGTCATCGCATGTGTACCATATGTTGACCTTGCAGCTGTGCTTGAAGCGGCAAAAGGCTCCAATATCGGCGTGGGCGCACAAAACTGTCACTGGGAAAAAAGCGGCGCATATACCGGTGAAATTTCTGCGGATATGCTGACCGCCATGGGCGCTCAGTACGTCATTATCGGCCACAGCGAACGCAGGACCTATTTCGGCGAGACAGACATTACCGTAAACAAGCGCGTGCGTGCGGCTTTGGACAGCGGCCTTTCCGTCATCCTCTGTGTGGGTGAATATCTTGAGCAGCGCGAGCAGGGCATCACCGACGAACTGGTCGCCATGCAGACCAAAATAGCGCTTGGCGACGTAAGCAAAGAGGAACTGAAAAAGATCATTATCGCGTATGAGCCAATCTGGGCAATCGGCACCGGCAAAACTGCCACCGCAGAGCAGGCAAATGAGGTTTGTGCTGTCATTCGCGCAACCATCGCAAAATTGTACGGCAGCGAAAGTGCCGATGCAATAACGATTCAGTACGGCGGTTCCATGAACGCTAAGAATGCATGCGAGCTGCTCGACCAGCCTGACGTTGACGGCGGATTAATCGGCGGCGCTTCCTTAAAGCCGGCCGACTTTGCTGAAATAGTGAAAGCTGCAAGCAGGTAA
- the pgk gene encoding phosphoglycerate kinase, with translation MNYLNKKTVEDIEVAGKKVLVRCDFNVPFDAEGNITDSKRIDEALKTIQYLISHKAKVILCSHLGRPKGEFNMKYSLAPVAKYLSKVLGQEVKMATDVVGDSAKSIAASLKNGEVELIENVRFHKEEEKNDPEFSKQLASLADIYVNDAFGTAHRAHASTAGVAAYLPAVCGFLIQKEITIMGGALTTPKRPFVAILGGAKVSDKIGVITNLLDKVDTLIIGGGMAYTFMNALGYSIGTSICENDKVELAKDMMAKAKDKDVKFLIPIDNMVATEYKPDAEHKIVDSDQIPEGWMGLDIGPKTSVLFADAIQGSGTVVWNGPMGVSEWDNFAAGTIAVAKAVANSGAISIIGGGDSAAAVEKLGFAEKMTHISTGGGASLEFLEGLELPGIACLNDK, from the coding sequence ATGAACTATCTCAACAAAAAGACCGTGGAAGATATCGAGGTTGCAGGCAAAAAAGTTCTGGTGCGCTGCGATTTCAATGTACCGTTTGATGCTGAAGGCAACATTACCGATTCAAAGCGCATTGATGAAGCACTGAAAACAATCCAATATTTAATCAGCCACAAGGCAAAAGTTATTCTCTGCTCGCATCTGGGCCGTCCGAAGGGCGAATTCAACATGAAATATTCCCTCGCGCCTGTTGCAAAATATCTGTCAAAGGTACTTGGTCAGGAAGTCAAAATGGCTACGGATGTTGTTGGTGACAGTGCAAAAAGTATTGCCGCATCCTTAAAAAACGGCGAAGTTGAGTTGATAGAAAATGTCCGCTTCCATAAAGAAGAGGAAAAAAATGATCCTGAGTTCTCGAAGCAGCTTGCTTCTTTAGCCGATATATATGTAAATGATGCGTTCGGCACCGCGCACAGAGCCCACGCTTCCACAGCGGGCGTTGCGGCATACCTCCCCGCCGTATGCGGCTTCCTGATTCAAAAAGAAATCACCATTATGGGCGGCGCGCTGACAACACCGAAGCGTCCGTTCGTCGCTATTCTGGGCGGCGCGAAGGTTTCCGATAAAATCGGAGTGATTACAAACCTGCTCGACAAGGTCGACACCCTCATTATCGGCGGCGGCATGGCTTACACCTTTATGAACGCTCTGGGCTATTCCATCGGCACTTCCATCTGCGAGAACGACAAGGTTGAACTGGCAAAAGACATGATGGCCAAAGCGAAAGACAAGGACGTCAAGTTCCTGATTCCGATTGATAACATGGTAGCTACCGAGTACAAGCCGGACGCAGAGCACAAGATTGTTGACTCCGACCAGATTCCGGAAGGCTGGATGGGTCTTGATATCGGGCCGAAAACTTCCGTGCTGTTCGCCGATGCCATTCAGGGCTCCGGCACAGTAGTCTGGAACGGGCCGATGGGCGTTTCAGAGTGGGACAACTTTGCTGCCGGCACAATTGCGGTCGCAAAAGCAGTTGCGAACAGCGGCGCCATTTCCATTATTGGCGGCGGCGATTCCGCAGCGGCTGTTGAAAAGCTTGGTTTTGCTGAAAAGATGACGCACATCTCCACCGGCGGCGGCGCTTCTCTTGAATTTCTTGAAGGTCTTGAGCTGCCCGGCATTGCATGTCTGAATGACAAATAA
- a CDS encoding PilT/PilU family type 4a pilus ATPase, translating into MDFFQIVMNGVSSHASDIHLSTNNRPAYRINGRMHFLDVPPLTPDEVDHMIGQCLPHEKYEEFRTTGDIDASAEISGCGRFRVNAFRQIRGDTLVMRIINAATPEISQLHLPPSISRVLELQDGLVLVTGPTGSGKSTTLAAIINEYNKSRSCHIITIEDPIEYMHTPKNCIINQREIGGDSTSYARALKSALREDPDIILVGEMRDLESISIAVTAAETGHLVLSTLHTIGASKTIDRLIDVFPPQQQQQIRTQLSLVLKSVISQRLLPTADGNGRIAAFEMMFVNSAISNLIREGRTANIGQSIQTGVNQGMITLDRSIGDLLHRGIITKSTAEEYGFDINARNS; encoded by the coding sequence ATGGATTTTTTTCAAATCGTTATGAACGGCGTTTCCAGCCATGCTTCGGACATCCACCTGTCCACAAACAACCGGCCTGCCTACCGCATTAACGGCAGAATGCATTTTCTGGACGTTCCTCCGCTCACGCCGGACGAGGTGGACCACATGATCGGTCAATGTCTGCCGCATGAAAAATACGAGGAGTTTCGGACAACCGGCGACATTGACGCCTCTGCCGAAATCAGCGGATGCGGGCGTTTCCGTGTCAACGCCTTTCGCCAGATTCGCGGTGACACGCTTGTAATGCGCATTATCAACGCCGCCACACCGGAAATTTCGCAGCTTCACCTTCCGCCCTCCATCAGCAGGGTTCTGGAACTGCAGGACGGCCTGGTTCTGGTGACCGGCCCGACCGGAAGCGGTAAATCGACCACTCTGGCGGCGATTATCAACGAGTACAACAAAAGCAGAAGCTGTCACATTATTACGATTGAAGACCCGATTGAATATATGCACACCCCCAAAAACTGTATCATCAATCAGAGGGAGATCGGTGGGGACAGCACTTCTTACGCACGGGCGCTGAAATCCGCCCTGCGTGAAGACCCGGACATTATTCTGGTCGGCGAAATGCGCGATCTGGAGTCAATTTCCATTGCGGTCACCGCGGCGGAAACCGGCCATCTGGTGCTTTCCACGCTGCACACAATCGGCGCTTCCAAAACAATTGACCGCCTGATTGACGTATTTCCCCCTCAGCAGCAGCAGCAAATCAGAACACAGCTTTCCCTCGTACTGAAAAGTGTAATCTCACAGCGGCTTCTTCCCACTGCCGACGGTAACGGGCGCATCGCCGCATTTGAAATGATGTTTGTCAATTCCGCAATCAGCAACCTGATCCGCGAGGGCAGAACGGCGAATATCGGCCAGTCCATACAAACAGGCGTGAACCAGGGGATGATCACGCTTGACCGCAGCATTGGCGACCTGCTGCATCGGGGAATCATTACGAAAAGCACCGCCGAGGAGTACGGATTTGACATCAACGCGCGAAATTCATGA
- the gpmI gene encoding 2,3-bisphosphoglycerate-independent phosphoglycerate mutase has protein sequence MKRPLILMILDGFGIGGESGNAIKAAHKPNIDRLFANNPLTQIGASGLDVGLPDGQMGNSEVGHTNIGAGRVVYQELTRITKSIKDGDFFENSAFLTAAGNAAKSGGALHLIGLLSAGGVHSHNLHLYALVELAKKCGCKKVYIHALLDGRDVPPSSGKDYVAECAQKLREIGVGEIATVMGRYYAMDRDNRWERVEKAYSAMVYGEGVQCGDPVQAVEDSYKNKVTDEFVLPTVCAKDGNIKANDSVIFFNFRPDRAREITRTFVDPDFQGFERKNGFFPLTYVCLTQYDVTMPNVLVAFKPQSLKNTFGEYISEKGLTQLRIAETEKYAHVTFFFNGGVEKQYPGEDRVLINSPKVATYDMQPEMSAYEVTDALVDRIKSGKYDVIILNFANCDMVGHTGVFSAAKAAVEAVDTCVGRVTHAIAEMGGIALITADHGNADKMYEEDGSPFTAHTTNPVPFCVIGHPCKLRTGGKLADIAPTMLKIMGLPQPAEMDGTSIVE, from the coding sequence ATGAAAAGACCTTTAATACTGATGATACTCGACGGTTTCGGAATCGGCGGAGAGAGCGGCAACGCGATCAAAGCGGCACATAAGCCGAACATTGACCGTCTTTTTGCAAATAATCCATTAACACAAATCGGTGCTTCCGGCCTTGACGTTGGTCTTCCGGACGGTCAGATGGGCAATTCCGAGGTCGGCCATACCAACATCGGAGCGGGCCGTGTTGTTTACCAGGAGCTGACCCGGATTACAAAATCGATTAAAGACGGTGATTTTTTTGAAAATTCCGCTTTTTTAACTGCCGCCGGCAATGCGGCGAAAAGCGGCGGCGCACTGCACCTGATCGGCCTGCTCTCCGCAGGCGGCGTGCACAGTCACAACCTTCATCTATACGCTTTGGTTGAACTGGCAAAAAAATGCGGCTGCAAAAAAGTATATATCCACGCTCTGCTTGACGGACGCGACGTTCCGCCAAGCTCCGGCAAAGACTATGTAGCGGAATGCGCGCAAAAACTTAGGGAAATCGGTGTGGGCGAAATAGCGACGGTCATGGGCCGGTACTACGCGATGGATCGTGACAACCGCTGGGAACGTGTGGAAAAAGCGTATTCCGCAATGGTATACGGCGAAGGCGTTCAGTGCGGCGACCCCGTGCAGGCTGTTGAAGATTCCTATAAAAACAAAGTGACCGATGAATTTGTTCTGCCCACGGTATGCGCAAAAGACGGAAACATTAAAGCGAATGATTCCGTTATCTTCTTCAATTTCCGTCCTGACCGTGCCCGTGAAATTACGCGCACCTTTGTTGACCCGGACTTTCAGGGCTTTGAACGAAAAAACGGATTTTTCCCTCTTACCTATGTCTGCTTGACGCAGTATGACGTGACCATGCCGAATGTTCTGGTCGCATTTAAACCGCAGTCGCTGAAAAACACCTTCGGCGAATACATTTCGGAAAAAGGTTTGACTCAGCTCCGTATCGCCGAAACCGAAAAATACGCTCATGTCACTTTCTTCTTTAACGGCGGCGTAGAAAAGCAGTATCCGGGTGAAGACCGTGTTCTGATTAACTCACCCAAGGTTGCAACCTATGACATGCAGCCCGAAATGAGCGCGTATGAAGTGACGGACGCTTTGGTTGATCGCATTAAGAGCGGAAAATATGACGTCATTATTTTAAACTTTGCCAATTGCGACATGGTTGGGCACACCGGTGTCTTCAGTGCCGCAAAAGCGGCGGTGGAAGCCGTTGACACCTGTGTGGGCAGAGTTACCCATGCAATTGCTGAAATGGGCGGCATCGCCCTGATTACGGCCGACCATGGCAATGCCGACAAGATGTATGAAGAGGACGGTTCTCCGTTCACGGCACATACGACAAACCCTGTTCCATTCTGCGTCATCGGCCACCCATGCAAACTTCGCACCGGCGGCAAACTGGCGGATATCGCACCCACCATGCTTAAAATCATGGGTCTGCCCCAGCCCGCTGAAATGGACGGCACCAGCATTGTGGAATAA
- a CDS encoding type II secretion system F family protein, with translation MRYQYTAVDYKNRKSRGFINAETKADAIAHLQDEGLTALTLSGNGDGKSGAPTSIWDMEITNTDIHKVKIQKKKLLTIMNQMGIMMKAGVSLPMAMEVLISSEKDKKLKQILNEMNRDLYTGIPVSEAMSKFRAFPKISINIIQSGEANGRLDIAFDRCAKILDKEIQLNAKLKGATGYPIFLLFLTLLLMIVMNAFVLPNFANIFKEFGTDLPAITVFVMSLSSFITTKWYLIVLVLFIIVFSYIILTKKYSPFATAMDRLVLGIPAIGPLMRQSYIARLCRIMSSLVESGVDIVKALEISRDVIPNRFMKEQLTQIVSEVKFGSSINASMAKFPIFDALLVSMIKVGEESGMLFETLDKMAAMYEQQTEESTKRLTSMLEPAMTIIIAFIVGTVIISIVVPMFSMYNVISAG, from the coding sequence TTGCGGTATCAATATACGGCGGTTGATTATAAAAATAGAAAATCCCGCGGTTTTATCAACGCCGAAACCAAGGCGGACGCGATTGCCCATCTGCAAGACGAAGGACTGACCGCGCTTACGCTTTCAGGCAACGGAGATGGTAAATCCGGTGCGCCCACATCTATTTGGGATATGGAAATAACAAATACCGATATTCATAAGGTAAAAATACAAAAGAAAAAGCTTCTTACCATCATGAATCAGATGGGAATCATGATGAAAGCCGGCGTATCCCTTCCGATGGCCATGGAGGTTCTGATCAGCAGCGAAAAGGATAAAAAGCTCAAACAGATCCTAAATGAAATGAACCGCGATCTCTATACCGGAATTCCGGTGTCCGAGGCAATGTCAAAATTCAGAGCCTTCCCGAAAATCAGTATCAACATCATACAGTCCGGTGAAGCCAATGGCCGCCTTGACATCGCGTTTGACCGCTGTGCCAAAATACTGGACAAGGAAATCCAGCTGAACGCCAAACTGAAGGGCGCTACGGGATACCCGATTTTCCTGCTGTTCCTCACCCTGCTACTGATGATTGTTATGAATGCGTTTGTCCTTCCTAATTTCGCAAATATCTTTAAGGAATTCGGTACCGACCTGCCGGCAATTACGGTATTTGTGATGTCACTGTCCTCATTCATTACAACTAAATGGTATCTGATTGTACTTGTTTTATTTATCATCGTATTTTCCTATATTATATTGACAAAGAAATACAGCCCTTTTGCCACCGCAATGGACAGGCTGGTATTAGGCATCCCGGCAATCGGACCGCTGATGAGGCAGTCATACATAGCACGGCTGTGCCGCATCATGTCTTCCCTTGTGGAATCGGGAGTCGATATTGTAAAGGCGCTGGAAATTTCACGCGACGTCATCCCAAACCGTTTTATGAAAGAACAGCTTACACAAATTGTTTCAGAAGTGAAATTCGGTTCGTCCATCAATGCCTCCATGGCGAAATTTCCGATCTTCGACGCGCTTCTCGTATCCATGATTAAAGTGGGGGAAGAATCCGGTATGCTGTTTGAGACACTGGATAAAATGGCAGCTATGTACGAACAGCAGACAGAGGAGTCTACCAAACGGCTGACCAGCATGCTTGAACCCGCCATGACAATTATTATCGCTTTCATCGTCGGTACCGTAATCATCTCTATTGTTGTCCCGATGTTCAGTATGTACAATGTGATTTCAGCCGGATGA
- a CDS encoding tRNA (cytidine(34)-2'-O)-methyltransferase produces the protein MSTLNIVMVEPEIPQNTGNVARTCAATGARLHLVGPMGFQIDDKKLKRAGLDYWHLLDITYYNSLSDFFSSNSGNFYFFSTKAQHIHSDILYPDNCFLFFGKETAGLPEKLLHENPDRCVRIPMIDDASARSLNLSNSVAVGVYEVLRQWGYPQLLCKGQLREFTW, from the coding sequence ATGTCAACACTGAACATTGTAATGGTCGAGCCTGAAATTCCCCAAAACACCGGCAACGTTGCACGCACCTGCGCCGCAACCGGAGCAAGGCTGCACCTTGTCGGGCCGATGGGATTTCAAATTGACGACAAAAAATTAAAACGTGCCGGATTGGATTACTGGCATCTGCTGGACATTACCTATTACAATAGCCTTTCCGATTTTTTCAGCAGTAATTCGGGTAATTTTTACTTTTTTTCAACCAAAGCACAGCATATTCATTCAGATATCCTGTATCCCGACAACTGTTTCCTATTTTTTGGTAAAGAAACAGCGGGACTGCCGGAAAAACTTTTGCATGAAAACCCCGATCGGTGCGTACGCATCCCGATGATTGACGATGCCTCCGCACGCAGTCTGAACCTGTCGAATTCCGTGGCGGTCGGTGTTTATGAAGTGCTTCGGCAATGGGGCTATCCGCAGCTTCTGTGCAAAGGGCAGCTCAGAGAATTTACATGGTGA
- a CDS encoding helix-turn-helix transcriptional regulator, giving the protein MVARKLKELRTEHKLTQNEIATLLNISREAYCMYENEKRQLNYEALCFLADFYHVSLDYLFDRSDDPGHSEPMSKDEMMLLSYYRDLDERGRESILDMAKMEYKREMRGKKFSESAI; this is encoded by the coding sequence GTGGTTGCACGAAAATTAAAGGAGCTTCGCACAGAACATAAACTCACTCAGAACGAAATAGCAACCCTTTTAAATATTTCACGCGAAGCATATTGTATGTATGAAAATGAAAAAAGACAATTGAATTATGAAGCACTATGCTTTCTTGCTGATTTTTACCACGTATCACTCGACTATTTGTTTGACCGGTCGGATGATCCGGGACATTCTGAGCCGATGAGTAAAGATGAAATGATGCTTTTGAGCTATTATCGTGATCTGGACGAACGAGGCAGGGAGAGTATCCTTGACATGGCAAAAATGGAATATAAGCGGGAAATGAGAGGAAAAAAATTTTCAGAATCGGCAATATGA
- a CDS encoding peptide ABC transporter substrate-binding protein → MFKRITAAVLCLGILFSFSACGRNEPKNANRKINYYLAAEPKTLDPQIASDSSAMIAIEALFEGLVRLGSDNRPYPGVAEKWISSEDDTVFTFTLRSNAKWSDDKKTPVTANDFVYAFRRALLPQTESETCSRMFCIKNAKEVNSGKVSADQLGVTAADAHTLVVRLNYSYPDFPSITAATVFMPCNQKFFESTSGRYGLERKYLLGNGPFEIDGKYGWDHGQYLNLVRSDTYLGNQKPLPSNIKFTIETKDNVISDPVAALKADTVDAIAVSGDQAASAKAQGCTITSFEDTTWGLCFNTQSDMMKNKNIRRAFIQSFNRAAVLKHLPKNVSPANDIITPMTTLMGKPYRSLANSGSFFLKQDKNAAALLAAGLSELSLSELKSVSVICPDNADVKLMLNEMIATWNVQFKNYFNMEPLDSGKLAARIKSGDYQIALCPVQPAGDGPLSVLSLFKSGEKDNPAKLQDSSFDTMLNNAEKSDGTGSAAIFASAEKYLNEQGVFYPLYYEKHYYAAAKGVTGVVFHPYSAGVDFIQSGKD, encoded by the coding sequence TTGTTCAAAAGAATTACGGCAGCTGTGCTCTGCCTTGGTATATTATTTTCCTTTTCCGCGTGTGGCCGTAACGAGCCTAAAAATGCAAATAGAAAAATAAATTATTATCTTGCAGCGGAACCGAAAACACTTGACCCACAGATTGCTTCGGACAGTTCCGCCATGATAGCGATTGAAGCATTGTTTGAAGGGCTTGTACGTCTTGGATCGGACAATCGTCCGTATCCTGGCGTCGCAGAAAAATGGATAAGCAGTGAAGATGACACCGTGTTTACCTTCACTTTACGCAGTAATGCCAAATGGTCGGATGATAAAAAAACACCGGTTACCGCAAATGACTTTGTCTACGCGTTTCGGCGCGCGCTTTTGCCGCAGACGGAATCGGAAACCTGCTCCCGTATGTTCTGCATCAAAAATGCCAAAGAAGTGAACTCCGGCAAAGTATCGGCAGATCAGCTTGGAGTAACCGCTGCGGATGCTCACACCCTGGTGGTGCGGCTAAATTATTCCTATCCGGACTTCCCTTCCATTACCGCTGCAACTGTTTTTATGCCCTGCAACCAGAAATTTTTTGAAAGCACCTCGGGCCGATATGGTCTGGAACGAAAATATTTGCTGGGCAACGGCCCCTTTGAAATAGACGGAAAATACGGATGGGATCATGGTCAATATCTTAATCTTGTACGTTCGGACACCTATTTAGGCAATCAGAAGCCACTGCCGTCCAACATTAAATTCACTATAGAAACCAAGGATAATGTCATTTCCGATCCTGTTGCGGCACTGAAAGCCGATACGGTGGATGCGATTGCGGTTTCCGGCGATCAGGCTGCGTCCGCTAAGGCACAGGGCTGCACCATCACTTCATTTGAAGATACAACATGGGGTCTCTGCTTTAACACACAGTCCGATATGATGAAAAACAAAAACATCCGGAGGGCATTTATTCAGTCTTTCAACCGCGCCGCCGTGTTGAAACACCTGCCGAAAAATGTATCTCCGGCAAACGATATCATCACTCCCATGACAACATTGATGGGGAAACCCTATCGCAGCCTTGCAAACAGCGGTTCCTTCTTCCTAAAGCAGGACAAAAACGCCGCAGCGCTTCTTGCCGCGGGCCTGAGCGAACTCTCCCTTTCGGAACTGAAAAGCGTAAGCGTCATATGCCCCGATAACGCAGACGTAAAGCTGATGCTTAACGAGATGATTGCCACATGGAATGTTCAGTTTAAAAACTATTTTAATATGGAACCTTTGGATAGCGGCAAGCTTGCCGCGCGTATAAAATCAGGTGACTATCAAATTGCGCTGTGCCCTGTACAGCCTGCGGGCGACGGCCCGTTGTCTGTTCTGTCCCTATTTAAAAGCGGCGAAAAAGATAATCCAGCCAAGCTGCAAGACTCCTCGTTCGACACCATGCTGAACAACGCGGAAAAAAGCGACGGCACCGGTTCTGCGGCGATTTTCGCATCCGCGGAAAAATATCTGAACGAACAGGGTGTCTTTTACCCCTTATATTATGAGAAACATTACTACGCCGCCGCTAAAGGCGTTACAGGCGTGGTCTTCCATCCATATAGCGCAGGCGTGGATTTCATTCAGTCCGGAAAAGATTAA
- a CDS encoding LCP family protein, whose protein sequence is MNKQNRDDRSQRNNMGSRPRGAGRQPDNNTGEIDRYNYVDRDIYSKSRPVRQGNKKYGRKKSGLKKVFLSILCLILVACAGVFVYGKYMMSRLDRSENINTSKYIEQPSAAPTRSILSNSQVSNILLIGTDKGDDGNSSRSDTTMLVSINTKNKTLRLVSFLRDLYVEIPTMKKQKLNAAYSKGGAELTMATIQNNFRINLDHYISVDFENFAAIIDKIGGLDIQMDQKLCDAENRNMGSHLKPGVNHLDGRLAVYYARIRETDSDFGRTGRQREVMELMIKKMEGLGPIKLTSLLNEFFPLVKTDLQDSELLAMLPVATSISSYSMKTMHVPNLNTYTEPTIKGIGQVLDPDLPQNCKLLWTFLYGENAGTDDSATVSD, encoded by the coding sequence ATGAATAAACAAAACCGCGACGACCGGTCGCAGCGTAATAATATGGGTTCAAGACCGCGAGGCGCAGGGCGCCAACCGGATAATAATACCGGTGAGATTGACCGCTACAATTATGTTGACCGTGATATTTACAGCAAAAGCCGGCCTGTTCGCCAGGGGAACAAAAAATACGGCCGAAAAAAAAGCGGCTTGAAAAAAGTTTTTCTCAGCATCCTGTGTCTGATTCTGGTGGCATGTGCAGGCGTTTTCGTGTATGGAAAGTACATGATGTCCCGTTTGGACCGATCTGAAAATATCAACACATCAAAGTATATTGAACAGCCCAGCGCGGCACCCACACGGAGTATTTTATCGAACAGCCAGGTCAGCAATATTCTGCTGATCGGCACTGACAAGGGAGACGACGGGAACAGCAGCAGAAGCGACACTACCATGCTGGTTTCCATTAACACCAAGAACAAGACTCTTCGGTTGGTCTCTTTTCTGCGTGATCTATACGTTGAAATACCCACAATGAAAAAGCAAAAATTGAACGCAGCCTATTCAAAAGGCGGCGCTGAATTAACCATGGCAACCATTCAAAACAATTTCCGGATTAATCTTGATCATTATATCTCGGTGGATTTTGAAAATTTTGCGGCGATCATTGATAAAATCGGCGGCCTCGACATTCAGATGGATCAAAAGCTTTGCGATGCAGAAAACCGGAATATGGGCAGCCACCTGAAGCCGGGGGTCAATCATCTGGACGGACGCCTGGCTGTATATTACGCCCGAATTCGTGAAACGGACAGCGACTTTGGCCGTACCGGCCGGCAGCGTGAAGTGATGGAGCTGATGATTAAAAAGATGGAAGGCCTCGGCCCTATAAAACTCACTTCTTTGCTGAATGAGTTTTTCCCTCTCGTAAAAACTGATCTTCAGGACAGCGAACTGCTGGCAATGTTACCCGTCGCCACGTCCATTTCCAGTTACAGCATGAAAACCATGCATGTTCCCAATCTGAACACCTATACCGAGCCAACCATAAAAGGAATCGGCCAGGTGCTTGATCCGGATCTGCCCCAGAACTGCAAATTATTATGGACATTCCTG